From a region of the Marasmius oreades isolate 03SP1 chromosome 7, whole genome shotgun sequence genome:
- a CDS encoding uncharacterized protein (BUSCO:EOG092655IF), whose translation MLFNNFIPQSEGWLPKWQLFVAATALFNTIQNLVSLKLTKRLYGGSPLVNPLQARTFAVWTLTSMIVRGYAAYHLHLRPIYDITLFTYFIAFFHFTSETMIFRSVKFSGPMIFPFLVSTVTLIWMFNQRDFYVTAQGSM comes from the exons ATGTTGTTCAACAACT TTATCCCTCAGTCTGAAGGTTGGTTGCCCAAGTGGCAGTTGTTCGTTGCAGCGACAGCTCTATTCAATACCATACAAAATCTCGTCAGCCTCAAGTTGACGAAGCGTCTCTATGGAGGGTCTCCTCTAG TGAACCCTCTCCAAGCCAGAACCTTTGCCGTTTGGACACTAACCTCAATGATTGTGCGCGGCTATGCAGCTTATCACTTACACCTCAGACC GATCTACGACATAACACTGTTCACTTATTTCATTGCATTCTTTCACTTCACCTCGGAGACCATGATCTTCAGAAGCGTCAAGTTCTCTGGGCCGATGATATTCCCATTCCTGGTTTCGA CGGTTACATTGATTTGGATGTTCAACCAACGCGACTTTTACGTGACAGCGCAAGGTTCGATGTAG